One genomic segment of Vibrio quintilis includes these proteins:
- a CDS encoding BMP family lipoprotein — protein MKKSILKLSALTLAITSFHVFAQAKPAVIYDTAGKFDKSFNEAVYRNGVIAMKNEEGVKVREYEPQNEAQREQGLRRLASRGYSPIVAVGFNMASAVDKVAGEFPKIHFTILDMVVNKPNVQSVVFKEHEGSFLVGALAAKMSKTGTVGFVGGMDIPLIRKFECGYEQGAKYANPEINVLQNMTGSTPAAFADPAKGSELAKSQFSKGADVIYAAAGGTGLGVYQAAADAGKYAIGVDSNQNHLHPGTMLTSMVKMVGAAAKDSWNEEIKGEWKPGIKVLGLKDNAVDWAYDKYNKPLISGDIKAYMAGLKKDIVSGKIKVHDYMSDNTCKY, from the coding sequence GTGAAAAAGTCCATCCTGAAGCTATCTGCACTGACTTTAGCCATCACTTCATTTCACGTTTTTGCTCAGGCAAAACCAGCCGTGATTTATGATACTGCCGGAAAATTTGATAAATCGTTCAATGAAGCCGTTTACCGGAACGGTGTTATCGCGATGAAAAATGAAGAAGGCGTCAAAGTCCGGGAATATGAACCTCAAAATGAAGCACAACGCGAGCAGGGTTTGCGCCGTCTGGCCAGCCGGGGATATTCTCCGATTGTAGCCGTCGGTTTCAACATGGCTTCTGCAGTTGATAAAGTTGCCGGTGAATTCCCTAAGATCCACTTCACTATTCTGGATATGGTTGTCAACAAACCGAATGTACAGTCTGTTGTATTTAAAGAACATGAAGGTTCTTTTTTAGTTGGCGCACTTGCGGCGAAGATGTCCAAAACCGGTACAGTCGGCTTTGTCGGCGGTATGGATATCCCGCTGATTCGTAAATTCGAATGTGGCTATGAACAGGGCGCAAAATATGCCAACCCTGAAATCAATGTTTTGCAAAATATGACCGGGTCAACTCCGGCTGCTTTCGCGGATCCGGCTAAGGGTTCAGAGCTGGCAAAATCACAATTCTCTAAAGGAGCGGATGTGATTTATGCCGCTGCCGGTGGTACAGGTCTGGGGGTTTATCAGGCTGCTGCCGATGCCGGAAAATATGCAATCGGTGTCGATTCGAATCAAAACCACCTGCATCCGGGGACCATGCTGACATCTATGGTTAAAATGGTTGGTGCAGCCGCAAAAGACAGCTGGAATGAGGAAATCAAAGGCGAATGGAAGCCTGGTATCAAAGTTCTGGGACTGAAAGATAATGCGGTTGACTGGGCCTATGACAAATACAATAAGCCACTGATTTCCGGTGATATAAAAGCTTATATGGCCGGTCTGAAGAAAGATATTGTTTCAGGGAAAATCAAGGTTCATGACTATATGTCTGATAATACCTGTAAGTACTGA
- a CDS encoding ABC transporter ATP-binding protein — MAQSQNYAIELKNIDKRFGSVHANQAIDLQVPAGTIHGIIGENGAGKSTLMSIIYGFYHPDSGQMLIHNQPYHPSSSQDAIAAGVGMVHQHFMLVDTFTVLENIILGAETGWKLEDSLSAARKKLLQLEQDYGLEVPLDAVVGKLPVGLQQRVEILKALYRGAKILILDEPTGVLTPQEADHLFKILDKLRAQGTTVMIITHKLREVLAITDNVSVMRQGQMVSHVATAETNREELAEMMVGRKVRLQADKTPSHPKEELIRVQNLSYVDSAGVKRVKDISFSVRQGELVGIAGVSGNGQSEILNLLSGITPPSSGTIELNGNTISAEQPSDPQKVRAMGVGHIPEDRHKQGLINKFEAREAYILGYHHLDKYNRGLLQDTKSIESHCQESMNKWDVRPNDIHLKTANFSGGNQQKLVIAREMEENPDVLLIGQPTRGVDIGAIEYIHQQIIACRDAGKAVLMVSVELDEILSLADRIIVVFDGSIVGELDAAQADEKTLGLMMANIVPDHIKNPSSRGEQS; from the coding sequence GTGGCCCAATCGCAAAATTATGCTATTGAACTTAAGAATATAGATAAACGGTTTGGTAGCGTTCATGCCAACCAGGCTATCGATTTACAAGTTCCAGCCGGAACAATCCATGGCATCATTGGTGAAAATGGTGCAGGTAAATCGACACTGATGAGCATTATCTATGGCTTTTATCACCCTGATTCAGGCCAAATGCTGATTCATAATCAACCTTATCACCCATCCAGCTCTCAGGACGCTATTGCAGCCGGAGTTGGTATGGTGCACCAACACTTTATGCTGGTTGACACTTTTACTGTTCTTGAAAATATTATTCTTGGTGCTGAAACAGGATGGAAGCTGGAAGACAGTTTATCCGCAGCCAGGAAAAAACTACTTCAGCTTGAACAGGACTATGGTCTGGAAGTACCGCTGGACGCTGTGGTCGGCAAACTGCCTGTCGGTCTGCAACAACGGGTAGAGATCCTGAAGGCTCTTTACCGTGGCGCGAAAATTCTCATTCTGGATGAGCCAACAGGAGTCCTGACACCGCAGGAAGCCGACCATTTATTTAAAATTCTGGATAAGCTCCGGGCACAGGGAACCACCGTCATGATCATCACCCATAAACTGCGTGAAGTTCTGGCAATCACTGATAATGTTTCTGTCATGCGACAGGGGCAGATGGTCTCTCATGTCGCTACGGCAGAGACAAACCGGGAAGAGCTTGCAGAAATGATGGTTGGCAGAAAGGTTCGTCTGCAGGCGGATAAAACCCCATCTCACCCGAAAGAAGAACTGATCCGGGTGCAAAACCTGAGTTATGTTGATAGTGCCGGCGTAAAGCGGGTCAAAGACATCAGTTTCTCTGTCCGTCAGGGAGAGTTAGTCGGTATTGCAGGTGTATCCGGCAATGGCCAGTCAGAAATTCTCAACCTGCTGTCCGGAATCACCCCCCCCAGTTCCGGTACAATTGAACTGAATGGAAATACCATCAGTGCAGAGCAGCCATCCGATCCTCAAAAAGTCCGGGCAATGGGTGTCGGGCATATTCCGGAAGACCGGCATAAACAGGGCCTGATCAATAAATTTGAAGCCAGAGAAGCCTACATATTGGGCTATCATCATCTGGATAAATATAACCGGGGACTTTTACAAGACACAAAATCGATTGAAAGTCATTGTCAGGAAAGCATGAATAAATGGGATGTTCGCCCGAATGACATCCATCTGAAAACGGCGAATTTTTCCGGCGGGAACCAACAAAAACTGGTGATTGCACGCGAGATGGAAGAAAACCCGGATGTCCTGCTCATCGGACAACCAACCCGGGGTGTCGATATCGGGGCGATTGAATATATTCATCAGCAAATCATTGCCTGCCGGGATGCGGGAAAGGCCGTATTGATGGTTTCTGTTGAGCTGGACGAAATTCTGAGTCTGGCTGATCGGATTATCGTTGTTTTTGATGGTTCGATTGTCGGCGAACTCGATGCAGCACAGGCCGACGAAAAAACACTGGGATTAATGATGGCTAACATTGTTCCGGACCATATTAAAAATCCGTCCTCCCGGGGAGAGCAATCATGA
- a CDS encoding ABC transporter permease: MSQTKTPAWVTIGLLPAINVMVAFLVSALLFIYIDINPLDAVKIMWTGAFGYAEGLGYTLYYTTGFIFTGLAVAVAYHAGLFNIGVEGQAYIGGLGVGLVCLTLGDVAPWYIVFPVAILAGGIFGAAWAFLPAYLQAKRGSHIVITTIMFNFIASSLMAYLLVDILKPENTMAVESRVFAKASWLPKIHDVFAAFGIEVASSPLNISFIFALLCCVFVWLFIWHSRWGYEIRSVGANASAADYAGISYLKIVVIAMLISGMLAGFFGINVLQGELHQIKLNFVEGFGFTGIAVALMGRNHPAGVFLASLLFGFLYQGGAELSFEYGVDRNIVVVLQGLVILFSGALEHMFRPTLERLYLKLFSSERGVA; this comes from the coding sequence ATGAGTCAGACAAAAACCCCCGCATGGGTCACTATCGGTTTACTTCCGGCAATCAATGTCATGGTTGCCTTTCTGGTTTCCGCACTCTTGTTTATCTACATTGATATTAATCCGCTGGATGCCGTGAAAATCATGTGGACCGGCGCTTTTGGCTATGCCGAAGGCCTGGGTTATACGCTGTATTACACCACCGGATTTATTTTCACCGGATTAGCCGTTGCCGTCGCTTACCATGCTGGTCTGTTTAACATCGGTGTCGAAGGACAGGCGTATATCGGCGGCCTTGGCGTCGGGCTGGTTTGCCTGACTCTCGGAGATGTGGCGCCCTGGTATATTGTATTCCCTGTCGCGATCCTTGCCGGGGGAATATTTGGCGCTGCCTGGGCCTTCCTGCCTGCTTATCTGCAGGCAAAACGCGGGTCACATATTGTGATTACAACGATAATGTTTAACTTTATCGCGTCTTCACTGATGGCCTATCTGCTGGTCGATATATTAAAGCCGGAAAACACAATGGCTGTAGAAAGCCGGGTGTTTGCCAAAGCAAGCTGGCTGCCGAAAATTCATGATGTCTTTGCAGCCTTTGGTATTGAAGTCGCCTCAAGCCCGCTCAATATCAGCTTTATTTTTGCTCTCTTATGTTGTGTTTTTGTCTGGCTGTTTATCTGGCATTCCCGCTGGGGATATGAAATCAGGTCAGTCGGAGCCAATGCATCTGCTGCCGATTATGCAGGTATCAGTTATCTGAAGATTGTCGTAATCGCGATGTTAATCTCAGGCATGCTGGCCGGTTTTTTTGGCATTAATGTACTTCAGGGCGAACTTCATCAAATTAAACTCAACTTTGTTGAAGGCTTTGGATTTACCGGCATCGCAGTCGCATTAATGGGACGAAACCACCCGGCAGGTGTATTCCTGGCCAGTCTGCTTTTTGGCTTCTTATATCAGGGAGGTGCAGAGCTGAGCTTTGAGTATGGCGTAGACCGGAATATTGTCGTCGTCTTACAAGGGCTGGTGATCCTTTTCTCTGGTGCACTTGAGCATATGTTCAGACCAACACTTGAACGTCTCTATCTGAAATTATTTTCTTCCGAACGGGGAGTGGCATAA